GGGCAGCACCCCTTGGGTCATGGCCGTTGCCGCCGTGGGCGCAAGCGTGTTCACCCGGATGTCGTCCCGCGCGCCCTCCAGATGCAGCGTGTTCATCAGGCCGACCATCGCCGCTTTGGCCGCGGCATAATTCGACTGACCGAAATTGCCGTAAAGGCCGGACCCGGACGACGTCAGCACAATCCGGCCATAGCCCTGCTTGCGCATGATCGGCCACACCGCGTGACAACACCGGGCCGAGCCCATCAGGTGGACCATGATCACCTTGGTGAAGTCGAGCATGTCCATCTTGGCGAATGTCTTGTCCCGCAGAATGCCTGCATTGTTGATCAGGATGTCGATACGGCCCCAGCGGTCTATGACCGCCTCGACCATGTCGAACACCTCCGTCCCGTTCGACACATCGGCGGCGATGGCCATGGCCTGCCCGCCTGCCGCCTCGATGTCGGTCACGACATCGTCGGCCTGGCTCATGTCGTTGACAACAACCTTGGCCCCGCGCGCGGCCAGCCCAAGGGCATGGCTGCGCCCCAACCCGGCCCCCGCGCCCGTCACGATGGCGACCTGATCGTCAAAGCGGATCATCCGCCCAAGGCCGCACGGAAAAGGTTCGGGCCGGTCATCACCTGAATACCACCCGACACCGGCAGCACGGCACCCGTCAGATATGCGCCGCCACGACCACAGAGGAATTGCATGCACCCGGCGATATCCTCGTCCCGGCCCACGCGGCCCAGGGGCACGTCCGCGCCGACCTTGTCGCGCATGCCTTCATCGGCGGTGGCAAATGCCGTCATCTTCGAAACAAACGGCCCCGGCGCCAGCGCGTTCACCGTGACATGATGCGGGGCCAGTTCCTTGGCCATGATCTTGGTCATGTGCAACACGGCGGCCTTCGACGCGGCATAAGAATACGCGCCGTCCCCCATTGGTGCCTCCCCCATGACCGATCCGACATTCACGACACGCGCCGGATCGTCGGCGGTTCCGGTCTTGATCAGAACGGGCAGCAGCGATTGGGTCAGATGGAACATGGCGGCCACGTTCACATTCATCACCTTTTCCCACGCCGCATGGGGAAACTGGCCCATCGGTGCGCCCCACGTGACGCCGGAATTGTTCATCAGGATGTGCAGATCGTCCGCGCGGCCCGCCACATCTGCCACCAGCGCCGCGATGCCGTCCTCGCTGCCAATGTCGGCGGCAAACCCTTCGGCGCTGCCGGGGCCGTCCAGTGCGTTCAGTTCGGCGGCCACGGCTGCACAGGCGTCGCCCTTGCGGCTTGCGATCAACACACGGGCGCCCGCCATCATCAACCCGGTGGCGGCCATCCGCCCGATGCCGGTCGCCCCGCCCGTGACCAACGCCACCTTTCCTTCCAATGAAAACAAGGTGTTGGGATCCATGGCATGCTCCTCCGATCTATGGCTACCGTAACGTCGCGCGGTGCGCGTCTTTACAGCAACCTATCCTCAACTGCAGGATGTGACAAAGGCAGGTGCAATGCACCCCTGCCGTAACGTCATGGGGGAGGACCCGATATGCACGCCATGCTCAGCACCGCACCCGGTGGTCCCGAAACACTGGAATGGACAGAAGGGCCTGCGCCCGAGCCGAAGAAAGGCGAAGTGCGCATCGCGGTCAAAGCGGCGGGCGTGAACTTTCCCGATACGCTGATCATCCGCGACCTCTATCAGGTGAAACCACCCCGCCCCTTCGCGCCGGGAGGCGAGATTGCAGGCGTCGTTGACGCGGTTGGCGCAGGCGTGACGCACTTGGCCGAAGGGGATCGGGTGCTGGCCATGACCGGCTTCGGCGGCTTCACCACGCATCTGTGTGCGCAGGCGACGGCATGCGTGAAAATCCCCGACACCATGCCCTTTGACGAGGCGGCGTGCTTTATCTTCACCTACGGGACATCGCACTATGCCCTGAAGAACCGTGGTGCGCTGAAAGACGGCGAAACCCTTCTGATCCTTGGGGCAGCAGGCGGCGTCGGTGCGGCTGCGATCGAATTGGGCAAGGTCACGGGCGCCAAGGTCATCGCCGCCGTCAGTTCTCAGGAAAAGGCCGATTTTTGCCGCGACCTCGGTGCGGACGAAACCATCCTCTATCCCCGCGAAATGGATCGGGACGCGCAAAAGGCGCTGTCGGCGGACATCAAACAGGCGGCAGGACCCGATGGTGTGCAGGTGGCCTATGATGCCGTGGGCGGCGCGTATGCTGAACCGGTGATCCGGTCCATGGGTTGGGGCGGTCGGTTTCTTGTGGTCGGATTTCCCGCTGGTATCCCCTCCATTCCGTTGAACCTGACGCTGTTGAAATCCTGCCAGATCGTGGGCGTGTTCTGGGGCGCCTCGATCTACCGCGACCCGGCAGGTCACATGCAGAATGTCAAAGACCTGTTTGAAATGTATGCTCAAGGGCAGATCAAGCCGCGCATCTCGGCCCGTTTTCCAATGCAGGACGCAGCCCAGGCCCTGTCGCTGATTTCCGAGCGCAAGGTGATGGGCAAAGTGGTGCTGACCAACGATCAGAGGTGATCGAGGTGCTGCGTTTCGTTGAACCCGCGCACGATCATACGCTCGCCATGGATCACCAGGCGGCTGATCGAGCCGTTTGCCGCACCCAAAAATGCAAAAGGTTCGGACCCCGAGGCCATCGCCAATGCCGCGCCAATGACGCCGCCATGTACAAAAACAGCCGCGCGCGCGTCGGCGTGGGCTCGAGCGATTTCCAGCAACCCCTTGCGAACACGACCGAAAAACTCTTCGCGCGTCTCGGCCCCCGGGATGGCCGACCAGTCCTGCGTCTCGACAACCCGGCGATAGATCGGATCGCCTTCTGCTGCCTTGATGCGATACAGCCCGCCGTCCCAGTCACCAAGATGCACCTCGTGCAAATGCGGATTCTCCGTCGGTGTCATGCCCAGATGTGCAGCCAGCGGCGCAGCCGTCTGGTGGGTGCGTGTCAACTTGGTCACGTAAAGCGCTGCAAAGGTTTCGTTTTTCAGCCTCTCGCCTACGGCTACCGCCTGCCG
The DNA window shown above is from uncultured Tateyamaria sp. and carries:
- a CDS encoding SDR family NAD(P)-dependent oxidoreductase; its protein translation is MIRFDDQVAIVTGAGAGLGRSHALGLAARGAKVVVNDMSQADDVVTDIEAAGGQAMAIAADVSNGTEVFDMVEAVIDRWGRIDILINNAGILRDKTFAKMDMLDFTKVIMVHLMGSARCCHAVWPIMRKQGYGRIVLTSSGSGLYGNFGQSNYAAAKAAMVGLMNTLHLEGARDDIRVNTLAPTAATAMTQGVLPNAALDLLRPETITPGVLYLASRDAPSRTILAAGGGTFAVTRITETQGVLLDEDVTPEAVADHWAAITDPSGAEPLENAFAQTRKYALRAAKAKGVALDW
- a CDS encoding histidine phosphatase family protein encodes the protein MTKEYRQPVYAPPKGAADLFLIRHGESAPARPGVDFPMKDGSGDPPLHPQGDRQAVAVGERLKNETFAALYVTKLTRTHQTAAPLAAHLGMTPTENPHLHEVHLGDWDGGLYRIKAAEGDPIYRRVVETQDWSAIPGAETREEFFGRVRKGLLEIARAHADARAAVFVHGGVIGAALAMASGSEPFAFLGAANGSISRLVIHGERMIVRGFNETQHLDHL
- a CDS encoding SDR family NAD(P)-dependent oxidoreductase gives rise to the protein MDPNTLFSLEGKVALVTGGATGIGRMAATGLMMAGARVLIASRKGDACAAVAAELNALDGPGSAEGFAADIGSEDGIAALVADVAGRADDLHILMNNSGVTWGAPMGQFPHAAWEKVMNVNVAAMFHLTQSLLPVLIKTGTADDPARVVNVGSVMGEAPMGDGAYSYAASKAAVLHMTKIMAKELAPHHVTVNALAPGPFVSKMTAFATADEGMRDKVGADVPLGRVGRDEDIAGCMQFLCGRGGAYLTGAVLPVSGGIQVMTGPNLFRAALGG
- a CDS encoding NADPH:quinone oxidoreductase family protein is translated as MHAMLSTAPGGPETLEWTEGPAPEPKKGEVRIAVKAAGVNFPDTLIIRDLYQVKPPRPFAPGGEIAGVVDAVGAGVTHLAEGDRVLAMTGFGGFTTHLCAQATACVKIPDTMPFDEAACFIFTYGTSHYALKNRGALKDGETLLILGAAGGVGAAAIELGKVTGAKVIAAVSSQEKADFCRDLGADETILYPREMDRDAQKALSADIKQAAGPDGVQVAYDAVGGAYAEPVIRSMGWGGRFLVVGFPAGIPSIPLNLTLLKSCQIVGVFWGASIYRDPAGHMQNVKDLFEMYAQGQIKPRISARFPMQDAAQALSLISERKVMGKVVLTNDQR